The Flavobacteriaceae bacterium 3519-10 genome includes a window with the following:
- a CDS encoding GldJ translates to MNKLKLFTILAFCSTLILMSCGGGNTKKGGGTKRFTSKSGWKPNDQKGWFFTGKQQKQKGWPGMVYVEGGTFTMGLVKDDVMHDWNNTPRRMQVSSFFIGETEITNYEYREYVTWLKFVFPPSDPSFKEIYKGALPDTLVWNNELSRNDFAETYFRRPEYDYYPVVGVSWLQASRYCDWLTDRANEKALMEQGVISKDFYTNDANNQGANSFNLDKFKANDPELEAYINTQRLQQRSGIKTSNQRILAANRNAAAGVVEKFRLPTEVEWEFAALGMQKEREYNLYKNKEPQIEQLKGAKGRDRGMYLENFKQGRGDYSGVAGWKNDGSPTTADVKQYPSNNLGIFGMFGNVAEWTADIYRPIIDQEGSDFNYYRGNVAQEVVRNEDGTYKKVDAAKYDTLADGRLVYKGLPGQYEREVVADHRNFRDGDFQSSLDAGYGRAEDSTTAGYNMYNSKQKRFIVDERGRVVLQKDPLARTTRISNEVRVIKGGSWLDGAYWLDPGQRRFRDEAKAYGWVGFRVAQDAKSTSKGRTKR, encoded by the coding sequence ATGAATAAACTTAAGTTGTTCACGATATTAGCGTTTTGTTCTACACTTATTCTTATGAGCTGCGGAGGTGGCAATACCAAGAAAGGTGGCGGCACGAAGCGTTTCACCAGCAAAAGCGGCTGGAAACCCAATGACCAGAAAGGCTGGTTTTTCACGGGCAAGCAGCAGAAGCAAAAAGGCTGGCCGGGAATGGTGTATGTTGAAGGCGGTACCTTTACGATGGGACTTGTAAAAGACGACGTAATGCACGACTGGAACAACACGCCGCGACGTATGCAGGTGAGTTCATTCTTTATCGGCGAAACCGAAATAACAAACTACGAATACCGCGAATATGTAACATGGCTTAAATTCGTATTCCCACCTTCAGATCCAAGTTTTAAAGAAATATATAAAGGAGCGCTTCCCGATACTTTAGTCTGGAATAACGAACTGTCGCGAAACGATTTTGCTGAAACCTATTTCAGAAGACCTGAGTACGATTATTATCCGGTAGTAGGTGTGTCATGGCTGCAGGCTTCGCGTTACTGCGACTGGCTTACAGACAGAGCCAACGAAAAAGCGCTGATGGAACAGGGCGTGATTTCGAAAGATTTCTATACCAATGATGCCAACAACCAGGGTGCAAACTCCTTCAATTTAGACAAGTTTAAAGCAAACGATCCTGAATTGGAAGCCTATATCAACACGCAGCGTCTTCAGCAGCGTTCTGGTATTAAAACAAGTAATCAGAGAATCCTTGCAGCGAACAGAAATGCGGCAGCAGGTGTAGTAGAAAAATTCAGACTTCCAACCGAAGTGGAATGGGAGTTTGCTGCATTAGGAATGCAGAAAGAAAGAGAATATAACCTATACAAAAATAAGGAGCCACAAATTGAACAGTTGAAAGGGGCGAAAGGCCGCGACCGCGGAATGTACCTCGAGAACTTCAAGCAGGGACGTGGAGATTACTCCGGTGTTGCAGGCTGGAAGAATGACGGTTCACCTACAACTGCAGACGTTAAACAGTATCCTTCAAACAACCTCGGAATTTTCGGAATGTTTGGTAACGTAGCTGAATGGACTGCAGATATCTACCGTCCGATCATCGATCAGGAAGGCAGCGATTTCAATTACTACAGAGGAAACGTAGCACAGGAAGTGGTAAGGAATGAAGACGGAACCTACAAAAAAGTAGATGCTGCTAAGTACGACACTCTTGCGGACGGAAGATTGGTATACAAAGGTTTACCGGGCCAGTACGAAAGAGAAGTAGTTGCGGATCACAGAAATTTCCGTGACGGCGATTTTCAGTCGTCGCTTGATGCCGGTTACGGCCGTGCAGAAGACAGCACCACTGCAGGTTATAATATGTATAATTCTAAGCAGAAACGCTTTATCGTTGACGAAAGAGGTCGTGTCGTTTTACAAAAAGACCCTCTTGCAAGAACAACAAGAATTTCGAATGAAGTGCGTGTGATCAAAGGCGGCTCATGGTTGGATGGAGCTTATTGGCTTGATCCGGGCCAAAGAAGGTTCCGCGACGAGGCAAAAGCGTATGGCTGGGTTGGTTTCCGCGTTGCG